gaagagcCAAGACCCGTTGCTCCTGCTGCCAATGCTTCTACTGAAGCATTAGCGGAATATGCGGCtgcatatgatagacataatgaggtcgcttgtctgatgttgggaagcatgaatgctgacctacaaaggcaatttgagcattcatttccgtgtgatatgcttactgaactcaagtctatgttcgaGAAGCAAGCTGGCGTGGAGTTATACGATCTTATCGATGTACTCCATGACTTGCgacatgaacaaggaacaccggTGAGCGCTCATATCCTTAAGATGAAAGGATACTTTGAGCAGTTGGAAAGGTTGAAATTTCCTTATGCAAAGCAAGTACAAATTGGTTTGATTCTCAAGTCCttatctaaggattttgaaGAATTCGGACGCAATTATACTATGCATAGCATGGATAAAACCGTTCCGAAACTTCTTGCAATGGCtgttgaatttgaaaagaagttaccAAAGAAAACTGCTACTCCCAATTGTCTCATGATAAAGGGGGGTAAGGTCCAAAAAGGCAAACAACCGAAGGGAAAGGGCAAGGCTGACGGCAAAGgaaagcaagttgctgctcctaaacctaagaagacccctccggcgaagaaggaacatcccgctaagaacctaccttgttaccattgtaatgaagtgggtcattggaagcggaattgtcccaagtatcttgctgagttgaagaagaagcagccCGGTACGTCCGGGACTTCAGGTATattcttcaccattgaattatattcattttctaagcggaattcatgggtttatgacactgggtgtggtactcatatctgtaattctttacaggggcttagaagaGGAAAGAAACTGAAGCCGGGATCTTTACAACTGTTCGTGGGAAATGGCCTACCTGCAGCTGTGGAAGAGATCGACGATTATCATTTGATTTTACCTAATGGTTTAATAATTGTCTTGAacgattgtcattatgcaccttctattactagaggtgttatttcagtttctttgttgaaaaacaacggttacgttaatgtctttaatgatattggaaTTTTAGTTtctcgaaataatgttcattattttgatgctattgcttgtgatggtatttatgaaattgatatgcgtggttgtgattcaaaggataattcaatgtatcaAGTTAGCAAACGAGTCAAGTCCACTTtggactcgacttatctttggcattgtcggTTTGCTTATGTTGGCAAGAAatgcattgaaagacttcaaagggacggtgtcttgcaatcaaatgatgaatcatttgaaaaatgcgtgtcttgtgtttctggcaaaatgacaatgaaaccttttccaaataaaccggaaagggctaaagatctacttggactaatacattcggatgtatgtgg
The Erigeron canadensis isolate Cc75 chromosome 2, C_canadensis_v1, whole genome shotgun sequence DNA segment above includes these coding regions:
- the LOC122588356 gene encoding uncharacterized protein LOC122588356, with the translated sequence MLEREKLSGPNFNDWYRQLRIVLRAERKYQVLEEPRPVAPAANASTEALAEYAAAYDRHNEQAGVELYDLIDVLHDLRHEQGTPVSAHILKMKGYFEQLERLKFPYAKQVQIGLILKSLSKDFEEFGRNYTMHSMDKTVPKLLAMAVEFEKKLPKKTATPNCLMIKGGKVQKGKQPKGKGKADGKGKQGLRRGKKLKPGSLQLFVGNGLPAAVEEIDDYHLILPNGNPDYELIVTGYCDAGFQTDKDDTKS